The following are encoded together in the Panicum virgatum strain AP13 chromosome 6K, P.virgatum_v5, whole genome shotgun sequence genome:
- the LOC120713825 gene encoding protein-L-isoaspartate O-methyltransferase 1-like isoform X2 encodes MEHALWSSGASDKNKSMVEQLRRYGIIRSSKVAEVMEAVDRGLFVPPGGSPYFDSPMPIGYNATISAPHMHAACLELLEKNLQPGMRALDVGSGTGYLTACFALMVGPEGRAVGVEHIPELVATSIENIKKSAAAPQLNDGSLSIHIADGREGWPELAPYDAIHVGAAAPQIPEALVEQLKPGGRMVIPVGTMFQELKVVDKKLDGTVSIRDETSVRYVPLTSKEAQLRAN; translated from the exons ATGGAG CACGCGCTGTGGTCGAGCGGGGCCAGCGACAAGAACAAGTCCATGGTCGAGCAGCTGCGGAGGTACGGGATCATCCGGTCCAGCAAGGTCGCCGAGGTGATGGAGGCCGTCGACAGGGGTCTGTTCGTGCCGCCAGGCGGCTCGCCCTACTTCGACAGCCCCATGCCGATCGGGTACAACGCCACAATATCGGCGCCGCACATGCACGCGGCCTGCCTGGAGCTCCTGGAGAAGAATCTTCAGCCGGGGATGCGTGCTCTCGATGTTGGATCAG GCACTGGATACCTAACTGCTTGCTTTGCACTGATGGTTGGACCGGAAGGGCGAGCAGTTGGTGTTGAACATATTCCAGAGCTGGTTGCTACTTCTATTgaaaatataaagaaaagtGCAGCAGCTCCACAGCTAAATGACGGATCTCTTAGTATACACATTGCTG ATGGCAGGGAAGGTTGGCCAGAGCTGGCACCCTATGATGCCATCCATGTAGGAGCTGCAGCGCCGCAGATCCCAGAGGCGCTGGTCGAGCAGTTGAAGCCTGGTGGCAGGATGGTGATCCCGGTTGGGACAATGTTCCAGGAGCTCAAGGTGGTGGACAAGAAGTTGGATGGCACAGTCAGCATTAGAGATGAGACGTCTGTGCGCTATGTGCCGCTTACCAGCAAGGAAGCTCAATTGCGCGCAAACTGA
- the LOC120713825 gene encoding protein-L-isoaspartate O-methyltransferase 1-like isoform X1 has translation MVEQLRRYGIIRSSKVAEVMEAVDRGLFVPPGGSPYFDSPMPIGYNATISAPHMHAACLELLEKNLQPGMRALDVGSGTGYLTACFALMVGPEGRAVGVEHIPELVATSIENIKKSAAAPQLNDGSLSIHIADGREGWPELAPYDAIHVGAAAPQIPEALVEQLKPGGRMVIPVGTMFQELKVVDKKLDGTVSIRDETSVRYVPLTSKEAQLRAN, from the exons ATGGTCGAGCAGCTGCGGAGGTACGGGATCATCCGGTCCAGCAAGGTCGCCGAGGTGATGGAGGCCGTCGACAGGGGTCTGTTCGTGCCGCCAGGCGGCTCGCCCTACTTCGACAGCCCCATGCCGATCGGGTACAACGCCACAATATCGGCGCCGCACATGCACGCGGCCTGCCTGGAGCTCCTGGAGAAGAATCTTCAGCCGGGGATGCGTGCTCTCGATGTTGGATCAG GCACTGGATACCTAACTGCTTGCTTTGCACTGATGGTTGGACCGGAAGGGCGAGCAGTTGGTGTTGAACATATTCCAGAGCTGGTTGCTACTTCTATTgaaaatataaagaaaagtGCAGCAGCTCCACAGCTAAATGACGGATCTCTTAGTATACACATTGCTG ATGGCAGGGAAGGTTGGCCAGAGCTGGCACCCTATGATGCCATCCATGTAGGAGCTGCAGCGCCGCAGATCCCAGAGGCGCTGGTCGAGCAGTTGAAGCCTGGTGGCAGGATGGTGATCCCGGTTGGGACAATGTTCCAGGAGCTCAAGGTGGTGGACAAGAAGTTGGATGGCACAGTCAGCATTAGAGATGAGACGTCTGTGCGCTATGTGCCGCTTACCAGCAAGGAAGCTCAATTGCGCGCAAACTGA
- the LOC120713827 gene encoding manganese-dependent ADP-ribose/CDP-alcohol diphosphatase-like — MRTSCSARSISSGRRLMLARANAGRPSTEPLFSFGVITDVQYADIPDGRSFLGVPRYYRHSLAVLRRAVRSWNAHGGVRFCVNFGDIVDGFCPRDRSLAAVRAVVREFDAFRGGPAYHMLGNHCLYNLPRDELVSELRMPALPGRAYYDFSPWPGYRFVVLDAYDFSTVGRPRGDPVAAAARRFLEARNPNREKNSPAGLEGAARRFVMFNGGVGAAQLRWLDAVLRGAAALGEKAVVCSHLPVHPAAASPTGLMWNYEDVAAVVRRHEGCVVACLAGHDHRGGYAVDDQGVHHRTLEAALECPPGTDAFGRVEVYPDRLRLVGSDRMASTEMPLNSSSSDDECHLIG; from the coding sequence ATGAGGACGTCGTGCTCCGCCCGCTCCATCAGCAGCGGCCGCCGGCTCATGCTGGCGCGGGCGAACGCCGGCCGGCCTTCGACGGAGCCGCTCTTCTCCTTCGGCGTCATCACGGACGTGCAGTACGCCGACATCCCGGACGGCCGGTCCTTCCTCGGCGTGCCGCGCTACTACCGCCACAGCCTCGCCGTCCTCCGCCGGGCGGTCCGCAGCTGGAACGCCCACGGGGGCGTCCGGTTCTGCGTCAACTTCGGCGACATCGTCGACGGCTTCTGCCCCCGGGACCGGTCGCTGGCGGCGGTGCGCGCCGTGGTGCGCGAGTTCGACGCCTTCCGCGGCGGCCCGGCGTACCACATGCTCGGCAACCACTGCCTGTACAACCTGCCCCGGGACGAGCTCGTGTCGGAGCTGCGGATGCCGGCGCTGCCGGGGCGCGCCTACTACGACTTCTCGCCGTGGCCCGGGTACCGGTTCGTGGTGCTGGACGCCTACGACTTCAGCACCGTGGGGCGGCCGCGGGGCgacccggtggcggcggcggcgcggcgcttccTGGAGGCGCGGAACCCGAACCGCGAAAAGAACAGCCCGGCCGGGCTGGAGGGCGCGGCCCGGCGGTTCGTCATGTTCAACGGCGGCGTGGGCGCCGCGCAGCTGCGGTGGCTGGACGCCGTcctccgcggcgcggcggcgctgggggagaAGGCCGTCGTGTGCAGCCACCTGCCGGTGCACCCGGCCGCGGCGTCGCCCACGGGGCTCATGTGGAACTACGAGGACGTGGCGGCCGTGGTGCGGCGGCACGAGGGGTGCGTCGTGGCGTGCCTCGCCGGGCACGACCACAGGGGCGGCTACGCCGTGGACGACCAAGGCGTGCACCACCGCACGCTGGAGGCGGCGCTCGAGTGCCCGCCGGGCACCGACGCCTTCGGCCGCGTCGAGGTGTACCCCGACCGCCTCCGCCTCGTCGGCTCCGACAGAATGGCCAGCACGGAGATGCCGCTCAACTCCAGCTCCAGTGATGATGAGTGCCACCTGATAGGGtga
- the LOC120713828 gene encoding cytochrome c1-2, heme protein, mitochondrial-like has product MAAARGINQLLRRTLQNQSSGSSLLSSFRGKHEESSAGLRALALLGVGASGLLSFATIASADEAEHGLAAPDYPWPHAGIMSSYDHASIRRGHQVYTQVCASCHSMSLISYRDLVGVAYTEEETKAMAAEIEVVDGPNDEGEMFTRPGKLSDRFPQPYANEQAARFANGGAYPPDLSLITKARHNGQNYVFALLTGYREPPAGVQIREGLHYNPYFPGGAIAMPKMLNDGAVEYEDGTPATEAQMGKDVVSFLSWAAEPEMEERKLMGVKWIFLLSLALLQAAYYRRMRWSVLKSRKLVLDVVN; this is encoded by the exons ATGGCTGCCGCAAGGGGCATTAACCAGCTTCTGAGGAGAACTCTCCAGAACCAGTCATCT GGTTCATCGCTGCTTTCTTCGTTTCGGGGAAAGCATGAAGAGTCCTCTGCTGGACTGAGAGCATTGGCTCTTCTTGGAGTTGGTGCCTCCGGTCTTTTGAGTTTTGCTACAATAGCATCTGCAGATGAAGCTGAGCATGGCTTGGCAGCCCCAGATTACCCCTGGCCACATGCTGGCATCATGAGCTCTTATGATCATGCATC AATTCGGCGTGGACACCAagtttacacacaagtttgtgccTCTTGTCACTCCATGTCCTTGATTTCGTACCGTGATTTGGTTGGGGTAGCCTATACTGAAGAGGAAACAAAGGCAATGGCTGCTGAGATTGAGGTAGTTGATGGTCCTAATGATGAGGGTGAAATGTTCACCCGCCCTGGTAAACTGAGTGACCGCTTCCCACAGCCCTATGCAAATGAGCAAGCAGCCAGATTTGCAAACGGTGGTGCATACCCTCCGGACCTCAGTCTTATCACAAAG GCGAGGCACAATGGTCAGAACTATGTTTTTGCTCTCCTTACTGGTTATCGTGAGCCACCTGCTGGAGTTCAG ATTCGTGAGGGTCTGCATTACAATCCCTACTTCCCTGGTGGTGCCATAGCCATGCCCAAGATGCTTAATGATGGAGCTGTTGAGTATGAGGATGGTACTCCTGCAACTGAAGCCCAG ATGGGTAAGGATGTCGTATCATTCCTTTCGTGGGCAGCTGAGCCTGAGATGGAAGAGAGAAAGCTG ATGGGAGTGAAGTGGATCTTCCTACTGTCACTAGCGCTTCTCCAAGCTGCCTACTACCGGCGCATGAGGTGGTCGGTCTTGAAGTCGCGCAAGCTGGTCCTGGATGTTGTCAACTGA